The DNA sequence AACATTTTTTGGCGATAGTAATCGGCATCGCCGGACGGTGAACCTGAGCAGCGAGCGGAATTACCCGGCCCTGAAGATCTGCATTCCCCCTGAAGATGGGGAGGCAGACATGGATCGATCCCTGTGTTCCTTGCTCTGTTCAGCCGAAAAAAGAAGAAGAATGTCGGTTATTTTCGCCGCCATGCCGCCCATACACCACAGGCCGCAAGACCGCCAATGAGTGTGGCAAGGGGTGCGGGGGATTGGGTGGGGGTCGTCTCCGGGACGGGGACCGTCACCGAGGGGATGGGGGTTGCCGTCGGTTCGGTGGGCGTTACCTCCGGAGTGGCTGTGACATTGGCGTCTTTCCCGGTGGGGGTCGCTTCCGGTTCGACCGTCTGTTCATCGTTGCCTGAGACATTCTCTTCGATCACCTGTTCGAGCTCGGGCAGGTCGCGGATGGTGGCCTTCTCGTCAAAGATGATCGCAAAGTAAGAAAAACCCGGCGTATAGGCGCGGTAGTAGACATAGGCCCCCTCCTTCTTCTCGAGTATCGTCGGAAGGAGTTCCCACCCGTCCTCCGTCAGGTGCACGAGGGCGACATCCTCCGTGGTGTAGCCGGAGGAGAGAATCACCTGTTCGGGAATTCTGAATCTGATGTATGCGCCGAGCACGTCTGTCTTCGTGATGCCGGCAAGGCTCATCTCCAGATAGCGCCAGACCTGTCCGGAGGGCACCGTGTCATCGGGTGGCCCGTTCAGGCTGAGCACCGAAGCGACCGTGTCCTCCGGGACGACATATCCGAGGATTTCGATTGCCTTCACCGGTTCGCTCGTGAAGTTGAAGGTGGCCCATGTCATATTACCGGGTCCGCCCTCTGTGGAGGAAGCCCGCTGGCTCTCCGGTTCGGGAAGAGTGGAATCGTCGCCCATGGGAGGAGCGGTGACCGTTATGGTCTGCTCCCTGATGACGCTGGCCGTTTCGGAGGTCGCGCTCATCGTGATCGTATAGCTTCCGGGGCCGTCATAGACCGTGGTGTCGGTCATCCCGGTGCCGGTGTCACCGTTGCCGAAGTCCCACGCGACCGAGGACGGGGTGACGAGAGGGGAGGTCGCCGTCACGGTGACGGTGAGGGGGGCCTCTCCCGAGGAGGGTTCGGCGGTGAAGGTGGGGTTGAAGACGGGGCGGAGTACATACAGGAGTGAATTGCTTTCGTTATTGAAGAAACACGAACCGATAACCGGTTTTTCGCCGTCATACGAAATGCCAGGATATGCGAAGTAGTAGTTGTAGGGAGGAGTATCGGCGGGAGCAGCCAGCGCCGACGTTTCAAGTGTTCCGCTGCTGCCGGTCACATACCGCAGCGTGTTGAGTCCGCCTTCAATCATCGAGTAGGCACCGTGGACGGTGGTCCCGTCCATTGCGAGATCCACCCCGCGGAATTGCGTGGCAATCGTTGATCCGTCGATTGCCGGGCCGGTGCTCCATCCTCCTGCATCCTGCTCTGCAAGGTACAATTTCTCGCCGTCGAGGTCGGAGAGCTGGGCCACAAAGAGCAGCCGCCCGTATCCGGCACTATCGACGGCGATGGCATGCTGGGTGATGGGGATGGGTGTGGAGAATATGTCTGTCGCCCCGGCAACGTCCCACCCTCCGGAGGGATCATATGCAATGACCCTGAGCGAGGTGGTGGCTGTATCGAAGTAACTGACGAGAAGGCCGCCACCCGGTGTTGCCGCCACTGATGGGACGGGTCCGGCATTGGGTGCAATCGGGTCGTTTTCCCACGCGGGTTCATTGTACCAGGCGTGGGTGAGAACTCCTGTGACCGGATTTTTGTAGATGATATGGACATTTTCAGAACTGTCGAGTGCGATTGCCGTCCAGCTGTCATCTCCGGTTGTGGCTAAGAAGGATGGTACGATGATACTTTGATGCCACGTTACACCGTCGTCGCTATAGGAGAGCCAGAGTTGACTCATAACGAGGGAGCTATCGGTATAGAGGTAGCTCATATACTGCGTCCCGCCGGTGGAAACGGCGCCTGCGGGGCCGACCACATGCTCTTCTCCCAAGAGTGACGGTCCACTCGGCCCATTCACTATTGAGAAATCTCCGGATAGCAGTTCATTCACGTAATTTAAATGCCAGACTACTCCATCTGAAAACGCAATCCCCATATGTGCACGTCCGCCGTTGTCGAAGGAGACAGCAGAATAATCCACCGTATCGCCGAGATCCTTCACTCCGGCAGTCCAGTTCGCATCCACATCCACACTCGGCATCGGCGCCGGCGTCGGCATCACCAGCACGCAGGCCAGCAGGATCCCCATCAGTATTTTCCATGTCTTCATCTTTTTCCCCCGATATACCCTCAGGTAGTTAGTAATAGGAGATTTTTGCCATTCCTTAAATCTTTTGCGAAAAAAAGGGAAAAATAAAAATATTCAGCAGTCCCTGCCGCAAATGTCGTCCGGAGCCTTCCTTTTTTTCCCTTAGAGATAGCACTCCTGAATCGCGACGACTTCCGCCGAGTCGCGGGCGGCGGCATACTCCCGCAATGGTTCGGCGTTCACCTCAAGAAACCGCATGCCCCAGCCGAAGCGGGCGAGGATCTCCGTCGCCTGCTCTTCCTCTCCCAGAATCCAGAGGGTGGCGGCGAGCGCCTCGACCGAGTTGAGCATGCAGGGGCGCCCGAAATGGCCCGGATTGGCGGCAACGAGGAAGGGGAGTGCACGGCGAAGCGGCCAGGTCCGCACCACGATGTCGTCGAGCACCTCCCATGAACAGTCCAAAACCGTGATCGACGGCACCCCCTTATCGGCGGGGGAGAGTGCCTGCTTCGCATTTGGGTCGAGAATGAGGCTGGATTTCGGGATTTTTTTCAGCGAATCGACCACCCTGACATACCCGAGGCGGCCGAGTTTCTTCACCGAGCATTTCTTCGGGTCGCAGGAGTTGTCGCGGTAGGCAAGGAGAGGTATCATGAATCTTACATGGGATGGGAACAATAGGGATATCAATGTATGTCCTTGTAAGCCCCTGCATATGCGATCCCACCCTCCGTGCGGATGGGATCACGCGTGATGATGATCTCAGGGCCTTTGCAGCGGCGCTCGACCGCTGCCGGGAATTCGGGGTGGAGGCAGTCTCCCTCCCCTGCACGGAGACGGCCTATCTCGGCACCCCCCGGGCCCCGGGGCCCTACCGCGGACGGCTGGACACCCCGGAATTCGAGGCAGTCTGCGATGAGGCGGAACGGGAGGTCCGGAACCTGATTGCCCGGCGGGGACCGCCGGTCTGTATCGTGGGCGTCAATTCGTCCCCCACCTGCGGGGTCGACCGCTGGTACGAGACCGATGATATCCGCCGTGAAGGACGCGGAGCGTTTCTGACACGGTTCCCCGATATTCCTGCAATCGACGTCCTTGCATTTGCCCGGTACCGGGTCTATCTCGCCGCGCCGCTCTTCTCCGAAGCGGAACGGGACTTCAACCGCCGGCTGGCCGACATTCTCGAAGAGCACTGGTTCAGGGTGCACCTCCCGCAGGAGACCGGGGACAGCTCGCCGGAACGGATGGCTGACCACACCCGGGCGATCTATGATCAGAACCTCGCGGCCCTCGCCGAGGCGGACCTGGTCGTTGCGGTGATCGACGGTGCGGACGCCGATTCGGGAACGGCATGGGAGATGGGCTACGCTTCGGCGATGGGCATCCCGGTCTTCGCCCTTCGTACGGACTTTCGGCATGCCGGCCGGCACGAGCGGGTCAACCTCATGCTCGAGGAGTCGTCGATCGTCTCGGGGGCCGTGCATCACCTGCCGCCTCTCATGAAAAGCCCGCTATCCCTCTGATGACGGGAATGCCAATTATTATCACGATTACTGAGATAATATTCATTTAATCAGGCGTCCGGGGAGCGGTGAATGTGCGCTTCCCCGGGGTTTCGGGGTGAGGCATGCCAAAACGGAAGATACTGGTTGTAGAGGATGAGGCGATCATCGCGATGGAGCTCAAGGAAACCCTTGAGCATCTCGGATATTCGGTGCTGCGGACCGTATTCCGGGGGGAGGATGCGGTCCTCCTCGCCGAGAAGACGCATCCGGATATCGTTCTGATGGATATTCACCTGAAAGGAGAGGTCGACGGGATCACCGCCGCCGAGGAGATCTCGACACGGTTCAACATTCCGGTCATCTTCATCACCGCCCATTCCGACAAGGAAACCCTCGCCCGCGCCATCCGCTCACGCCCGTACGGCTACCTCATCAAACCGTTCAACGAACGCGACCTCTACTCCAATATCGAGATGGCCATCCACAAGCACCGGGTGCGCTCCAAACTGGAGGATGATGCCAATGATATGGTGGATTCCGCCCTCAATATCATCCCGGAGGCCGTGGTCATCGCCGACCCCAAAGGCCGCATCATACGCATGAACCTCGAGGCTGAGCGCCTGACCGGCTATCCCCTCGCAGAGGTGAAGGGGATGCAGGTCTTCACCGCCCTGGGCGTCACCATCCCCGGCAGGGACACCCTGATGGAGAAGCTCCTCGTCTCGACGGAACATGCGGGATCGATGGTCTCCTTCCCCTCGATGATCAATATACGCACCAAGAAGGGGGAGCGGTTCCCGATGATGCTCTCCACGGGCCTGATCCGCGAAGAGGGAAGCACCCGGATCATGGAGATCGCCTTTGTCATGGAGACGCCGCCGCACACCACGGTCCCCATCCGGGGGGTGACAAACGCCGGAGGGAGTACGGACGCCCTTATCCGGGCGATGCGACCGCCCTTTGTGAGCGTGACGGGGGATCTCTCCATCACATCATTCAACGACGCATTTGCACGCCTCTGCCGGTATTTCGGCCGTGACGCACCGGTGGAAGGCATCGGGCTGCACCGGGCGCTGCCGGAATTTTTCATCGGGGATGCCGGTATCATCGAGGAGATCATCAATGATGCCAGAAGCTTTGCCACCGAAAAGGCCGTCAAGACGGCGACGGGAGCGGCGGTCTTTGCGCTTGAGTATATGCCGTATTCATCCTCAAACGGGGTACTGGACAGCGTCGCCATCCAGATACGGAACATCTCCGATGAGAAACTCGCCGTTCACCGTTATGAAAAAATCCTCCGCGATTTCAGGACCTCGGAAAAGATCATCGGTGAGGTCGGGGACCTCTGCGGCTCCCTCAAGGCAACCATTGCCCGCATGGGGCAGGTAAGCGAGGAGGAGGGGGGGATATCGCAGGATATGCGGCGTGAATTTGCGTCGTCTAAAAACACCCTCGAGGAGATCGATATCCGTCTCATCGAACTTGAGGGATACCGCAAGCGGTAAAACCGCAAGACCCCGTCCGTAGGTTACGCGTCCCTCGTCAACCCAATATTTTTCTTCGTGTGCGTCGACTGCACGCTTTTTTACAATCTGCGTGTCCCGGCACTTCCTGAAATGATCCGGTGCCTGCGGTGACGAATCGTGGGGATGTCCCGGAAGCCATGCCTCCCTGCCGCAGAAGGGGGCGCCCGGAACAGGCATGGTTCCCCAAAGATACGTCCGGGAGATCACTTCGGCGGCTTGGGAACGGATGGCCGGACCCGGAGGAAATGCCCGGCGAAGATGGGATGGTGGAGATGCGAAATACCGTCTCCAGGGAATGTGGGCGGTGCATACTGATTGTGGTGCGAAGATTTGAAAGAAATGCGCAGTGTTCCGGTGTGAACATTGCAGAAGGAATGAAATGAGGTGATATGGAATCACACTCATGGGGGATTGGTGCAGTTGTCGGGGGCGGTTCCTTGTGCTTGATTATGGTGGTACGTGTGTTGGTGTTGGTGTTCGTGTTGCGTGTTGTTGAGAGGTGTGGTGTGTAGGGTGCCCCCGACCATCCCTGATTCACTGGTTCAGGAGGTGGGTATGGAACCGACCATGGTGGGTGGCCGTTCCATGTCATTCCTGTTCGGTGTAGGTGATAGACCTCGCTGGAATGGAGTATGGGTATCGGTTCCCAGTCGCTTCGGACTGGTACTGATCATAGATATGAGCCATGTATATTTAATACTTTCTTCTAACGCCAAGCATTGAGTGTGGCGTTGTGACCTTGCGTTATGCGAAGCATCAACGAAATCTATAATAAACGACGTGTGCAATATCTGCTGAACTATGGGCTGCGACTTTCCTGAAGAATTATCCCGGATTCTTGAGATCCTCAAAGCTAACCCAAAAGGAATGTCGGTTTCCGACATTGCCGGGGAAATATCGGTCAACCGGAATACGGTGTCCCGCTATCTCGATATGCTGCTGATCTCGGGACAGGTGGAGATGAAGACGTACGGGAAAGCCAAGGTCTTCTACCTCTCGCAGCGCGTCCCCATCTCGTCGATGATGAACTTTGCCTCCGACATGGTCTTTGTTCTGGACCGTGACTTCATCGTGGTGGAGACCAACGATGCCCTTTGCCGCTTTGTTCAGGAGAAACGGGAGGTTATCTGCGGCATTCCAATGCGTGATTCCGCTCTCGTCGCCTTTGATCACCCTCTCATCACCGCCCGCCTCCGCGATGCCATGGAGGGAACCGAGTCGGTGGATGAACTCAGATATGTCAGGGT is a window from the Methanovulcanius yangii genome containing:
- a CDS encoding PGF-pre-PGF domain-containing protein, producing the protein MKTWKILMGILLACVLVMPTPAPMPSVDVDANWTAGVKDLGDTVDYSAVSFDNGGRAHMGIAFSDGVVWHLNYVNELLSGDFSIVNGPSGPSLLGEEHVVGPAGAVSTGGTQYMSYLYTDSSLVMSQLWLSYSDDGVTWHQSIIVPSFLATTGDDSWTAIALDSSENVHIIYKNPVTGVLTHAWYNEPAWENDPIAPNAGPVPSVAATPGGGLLVSYFDTATTSLRVIAYDPSGGWDVAGATDIFSTPIPITQHAIAVDSAGYGRLLFVAQLSDLDGEKLYLAEQDAGGWSTGPAIDGSTIATQFRGVDLAMDGTTVHGAYSMIEGGLNTLRYVTGSSGTLETSALAAPADTPPYNYYFAYPGISYDGEKPVIGSCFFNNESNSLLYVLRPVFNPTFTAEPSSGEAPLTVTVTATSPLVTPSSVAWDFGNGDTGTGMTDTTVYDGPGSYTITMSATSETASVIREQTITVTAPPMGDDSTLPEPESQRASSTEGGPGNMTWATFNFTSEPVKAIEILGYVVPEDTVASVLSLNGPPDDTVPSGQVWRYLEMSLAGITKTDVLGAYIRFRIPEQVILSSGYTTEDVALVHLTEDGWELLPTILEKKEGAYVYYRAYTPGFSYFAIIFDEKATIRDLPELEQVIEENVSGNDEQTVEPEATPTGKDANVTATPEVTPTEPTATPIPSVTVPVPETTPTQSPAPLATLIGGLAACGVWAAWRRK
- a CDS encoding DUF367 family protein, whose amino-acid sequence is MIPLLAYRDNSCDPKKCSVKKLGRLGYVRVVDSLKKIPKSSLILDPNAKQALSPADKGVPSITVLDCSWEVLDDIVVRTWPLRRALPFLVAANPGHFGRPCMLNSVEALAATLWILGEEEQATEILARFGWGMRFLEVNAEPLREYAAARDSAEVVAIQECYL
- a CDS encoding nucleoside 2-deoxyribosyltransferase, whose protein sequence is MYVLVSPCICDPTLRADGITRDDDLRAFAAALDRCREFGVEAVSLPCTETAYLGTPRAPGPYRGRLDTPEFEAVCDEAEREVRNLIARRGPPVCIVGVNSSPTCGVDRWYETDDIRREGRGAFLTRFPDIPAIDVLAFARYRVYLAAPLFSEAERDFNRRLADILEEHWFRVHLPQETGDSSPERMADHTRAIYDQNLAALAEADLVVAVIDGADADSGTAWEMGYASAMGIPVFALRTDFRHAGRHERVNLMLEESSIVSGAVHHLPPLMKSPLSL
- a CDS encoding ATP-binding response regulator; translated protein: MPKRKILVVEDEAIIAMELKETLEHLGYSVLRTVFRGEDAVLLAEKTHPDIVLMDIHLKGEVDGITAAEEISTRFNIPVIFITAHSDKETLARAIRSRPYGYLIKPFNERDLYSNIEMAIHKHRVRSKLEDDANDMVDSALNIIPEAVVIADPKGRIIRMNLEAERLTGYPLAEVKGMQVFTALGVTIPGRDTLMEKLLVSTEHAGSMVSFPSMINIRTKKGERFPMMLSTGLIREEGSTRIMEIAFVMETPPHTTVPIRGVTNAGGSTDALIRAMRPPFVSVTGDLSITSFNDAFARLCRYFGRDAPVEGIGLHRALPEFFIGDAGIIEEIINDARSFATEKAVKTATGAAVFALEYMPYSSSNGVLDSVAIQIRNISDEKLAVHRYEKILRDFRTSEKIIGEVGDLCGSLKATIARMGQVSEEEGGISQDMRREFASSKNTLEEIDIRLIELEGYRKR